Proteins encoded within one genomic window of Triticum aestivum cultivar Chinese Spring chromosome 2D, IWGSC CS RefSeq v2.1, whole genome shotgun sequence:
- the LOC123048555 gene encoding vegetative cell wall protein gp1, producing the protein MSASDGLQPAAMAEPPAAPPQPLPPLPQPPPMPQIPVAAAPQSFSPTSSSAFSRRRLMAEPPPALPLPLSHGPVSAALLALSSTASSTPPTHGLATPTTRSAQVAQNPRIGDSGEVESRVVAPTAEALPKINSTVGALVGAPLPQISMACEVLFVLG; encoded by the exons ATGAGCGCGAGCGACGGCCTCCAGCCAGCCGCAATGGCGGAACCGCCGGCGGCGCCACCGCAGCCCCTGCCGCCGCTCCCCCAACCCCCACCAATGCCACAGATTCCCGTCGCCGCTGCGCCTCAAAGCTTCTCGCCCACCTCATCTTCGGCGTTCTCCAGGAGACGCCTCATGGCGGAACCGCCGCCGGCGCTTCCCCTGCCCCTGTCGCACGGTCCTGTCTCCGCCGCGCTTCTAGCCCTCTCGTCCACCGCATCTTCGACGCCCCCCACACATGGGCTAGCAACGCCAACCACTCGCAGCGCCCAAGTCGCCCAGAACCCTAGGATTGGGGATTCCGGCGAGGTGGAGAGCAGGGTTGTGGCGCCGACGGCCGAAGCCCTCCCCAAAATCAACTCTACTGTGGGCGCACTTGTTGGAGCCCCTCTGCCCCAGATTTCCATGGCCTGTGAGGTGCTATTTGTGCTAG GATGA